In Kryptolebias marmoratus isolate JLee-2015 linkage group LG4, ASM164957v2, whole genome shotgun sequence, the following proteins share a genomic window:
- the si:dkey-33m11.6 gene encoding calcium/calmodulin-dependent protein kinase II inhibitor 2 — protein sequence MSEVLPFNEEKMSHYGNEGDEGHLSFTCRLQDTNNFFNGPQNKRPPKLGQIGRSKRVVIEDDNGDNEAKNGTEKTSTDA from the exons ATGTCGGAAGTGCTGCCTTTCAACGAAGAAAAAATGAGTCATTATGGAAATGAGGGCGACGAGGGACACCTTTCCTTCACCTGTCGTCTTCAAGACACCAACAACTTCTTCAATGGCCCACAGAACAAACGTCCGCCCAAACTCGGACAGATAGGCAGGAGCAAACGGG TTGTGATCGAGGATGATAACGGTGACAACGAGGCGAAAAATGGAACAGAGAAGACTTCGACGGACGCTTAG
- the ddx19 gene encoding ATP-dependent RNA helicase DDX19B, whose amino-acid sequence MATDSWAQAVDEQEAAAESIGSLQIKDKPEENGTVLNATNSTNSAAKSESEAESKPADDDDKDDKAAQSLLNKLIRNNLVNTTNQVEVLQKDPNSPLYSVKSFEELRLKPQLLQGVYAMGFNRPSKIQETALPMMLAEPPQNLIAQSQSGTGKTAAFVLAMLSHVDPNNKYPQCLCVSPTYELALQTGKVIEQMGKYYPEVKLVYAIRGNKLQRGMKLQEQIVIGTPGTMLDWCSKFKFIDPKKIKVFVLDEADVMIATQGHQDQSIRIQRMLPKNCQMLLFSATFEETVWSFAQRIVPDPNIIKLKREEETLDTIKQYFVLCNSKEEKFQALCNIYGAITIAQAMIFCHTRRTAGWLAGELSREGHQVALLSGEMQVEQRAAVIERFRDGKEKVLVTTNVCARGIDVEQVSVVINFDLPVDKDGNPDNETYLHRIGRTGRFGKRGLAINMVDSKMSMNILNRIQDHFNKKIERLDTDDLDEIEKIAS is encoded by the exons ATGGCTACAGACTCTTGGGCGCAGGCCGTGGACGAGCAAGAAGCCGCGGCAGAATCG ATCGGTAGCCttcaaataaaagacaaaccaGAAGAAAATG GCACGGTTCTAAACGCTACTAACTCCACCAATTCTGCTGCAAAATCAGAATCTGAAGCAGAAAGCAAACCTGCAGATGATGACGACAAAG ATGACAAAGCAGCACAGTCTCTGCTGAACAAGCTGATACGAAATAATCTCGTTAATACAACAAATCAAGTGGAAGTTCTTCAGAAGGACCCCAACTCTCCACTTTATTCTGTGAAGTCCTTTGAAGAATTACGTCT CAAACCTCAGCTGTTGCAGGGAGTGTATGCCATGGGATTCAATCGACCATCCAAAATCCAGGAAACTGCCTTACCCATGATGCTGGCTGAGCC TCCACAGAACCTGATCGCCCAGTCTCAGTCAGGAACAGGAAAAACAGCTGCCTTCGTCCTGGCCATGCTTAGCCATGTTGACCCCAACAACAAATATCCCCAG TGCCTGTGTGTGTCACCAACTTATGAACTGGCGCTTCAGACCGGTAAGGTCATCGAGCAGATGGGCAAATATTATCCTGAAGTCAAACTAGTCTACGCCATTCGAGGGAATAAAC TGCAGCGGGGCATGAAACTGCAGGAGCAGATAGTCATTGGCACACCTGGCACCATGCTGGACTGGTGCagtaaattcaaatttattgaCCCCAAGAAGATTAAAGTGTTTGTGCTTGACGAGGCTGACGTCATGATTGCCACGCAGGGTCACCAGGACCAGAGTATCAGAATCCAGAG GATGCTGCCTAAAAACTGCCAGATGTTGCTTTTCTCTGCCACGTTCGAGGAGACCGTTTGGAGCTTCGCTCAGCGCATCGTGCCAGATCCTAACATCATCAAGctgaagagggaggaggagacgCTGGACACCATCAAACAGTACTTTGTGTTGTGTAACTCCAAGGAGGAGAAGTTCCAGGCTCTCTGTAACATCTACGGAGCCATCACCATCGCTCAAGCCATGATCTTCTGCCAC ACTAGGAGAACTGCAGGTTGGCTTGCAGGAGAGCTGTCCAGAGAAGGCCACCAGGTGGCGCTGCTGAGCGGAGAAATGCAGGTGGAGCAGAGGGCCGCCGTCATCGAGCGTTTCAGAGATGGGAAAGAGAAAGTCCTGGTGACCACAAACGTTTGTGCTCGAG GCATCGACGTGGAGCAGGTTTCTGTGGTGATCAACTTCGACTTGCCAGTCGACAAAGATGGCAACCCTGACAACGAGACATACCTGCACAGGATTGGACGCACAGGTCGATTTGGGAAAAGGGGACTGGCCATCAACATGGTGGACAGCAAGATGAGCATGAACATCCTCAACAGGATCCAGGATCATTTTA ATAAGAAAATTGAAAGACTAGACACCGATGATCTGGATGAAATCGAGAAAATTGCCAGCTAA